A region of Mauremys mutica isolate MM-2020 ecotype Southern chromosome 2, ASM2049712v1, whole genome shotgun sequence DNA encodes the following proteins:
- the NKIRAS1 gene encoding NF-kappa-B inhibitor-interacting Ras-like protein 1 isoform X1, whose amino-acid sequence MGKGYKVVICGMASVGKTAILEQLLYGKHTVGLEEGATVEDVYLASVETDRGVKEQLRLYDTTGLQEGVEFPKHYFSVADGFILVYAVNSLESFQRAEVIKKEIDTVRDKKEVTIVVLGNKTDLTEQRQVETEIAQQWAKAEKVRLWEVTVTDRKTLIEPFTSLASKLSQSQNKSAFPLPGRKSKGNNCDN is encoded by the exons ATGGGAAAGGGCTACAAAGTTGTGATTTGTGGAATGGCATCAGTGGGAAAAACAGCAATTTTGGAGCAGCTTCTCTATGGAAAACATACTGTGG gtttagAAGAGGGTGCAACAGTGGAAGATGTGTATTTGGCTTCAGTCGAAACAGATCGTGGGGTAAAAGAACAGTTACGTCTCTACGACACTACTGGTCTGCAAGAGGGAGTAGAGTTTCCAAAGCATTACTTCTCTGTTGCTGATGGTTTTATTCTTGTGTATGCTGTGAACAGCCTTGAATCCTTCCAGAGAGCAGAAGTGATCAAAAAAGAGATTgacacagtgagagacaaaaaagaG GTGACAATTGTTGTCTTAGGAAACAAAACTGACCTTACAGAGCAAAGACAAGTGGAAACAGAAATAGCACAGCAATGGGCAAAGGCTGAGAAGGTGAGACTGTGGGAGGTGACAGTGACGGATCGGAAAACGCTCATTGAACCTTTTACTTCGTTAGCCAGCAAGCTTTCCCAATCCCAGAACAAGTCAGCATTTCCCTTGCCTGGGAGGAAGAGCAAAGGCAATAATTGTGATAACTAA
- the NKIRAS1 gene encoding NF-kappa-B inhibitor-interacting Ras-like protein 1 isoform X2, giving the protein MGKGYKVVICGMASVGKTAILEQLLYGKHTVGLEEGATVEDVYLASVETDRGVKEQLRLYDTTGLQEGVEFPKHYFSVADGFILVYAVNSLESFQRAEVIKKEIDTVRDKKEVTIVVLGNKTDLTEQRQVETEIAQQWAKAEKVCISGCLALQLLDV; this is encoded by the exons ATGGGAAAGGGCTACAAAGTTGTGATTTGTGGAATGGCATCAGTGGGAAAAACAGCAATTTTGGAGCAGCTTCTCTATGGAAAACATACTGTGG gtttagAAGAGGGTGCAACAGTGGAAGATGTGTATTTGGCTTCAGTCGAAACAGATCGTGGGGTAAAAGAACAGTTACGTCTCTACGACACTACTGGTCTGCAAGAGGGAGTAGAGTTTCCAAAGCATTACTTCTCTGTTGCTGATGGTTTTATTCTTGTGTATGCTGTGAACAGCCTTGAATCCTTCCAGAGAGCAGAAGTGATCAAAAAAGAGATTgacacagtgagagacaaaaaagaG GTGACAATTGTTGTCTTAGGAAACAAAACTGACCTTACAGAGCAAAGACAAGTGGAAACAGAAATAGCACAGCAATGGGCAAAGGCTGAGAAG